The genome window GTTCTATTTTAGCTTAGGAGATATTTCTGTTGATGGAAATGAAGTTGAGTTTGTGGAGCTCAGCGATACGGCACAGTTACATAGTATCTCCGATTTTAACCAGTATCTGCAAAGCAAACCGTTTATGATGTCAGAAAGTAAAGTATTGCAGTACAGTGTGCAATATGGAGTGAGTGATTCGGCAGAGGCAGGCAGTGTGCTGGCAGCAGGTGAGAAAATCAGATATAGAGTTGAGTTAGTGGAAAGTGATGGCGGTACAGTATTGGGGACTTTTGATGATGTAAGTTATACAAGTGATTACAGCGGCAGGTATAATAATATATCCTATGTGGTTTCAGCTCCGGGGATGGCTGAAACGAGTGTTTATCTGCGTTTAATAATGGAAGACAATACAGGTTCAAAGTACTCTTTATCGCAGAAATTCGCAGAACCGGATAATATCCGGAAGAGAAAGCACAGAGCTATTCAGATTGAAAACGGAACCAACCCTTATGAGTATTCGCTTTCACAAAACTACCCGAACCCATTTAATCCGGTTACTGAGATAGAATTTGCGCTCCCTGAGCAAAGTGATGTCACCTTAAAAGTATTTGACATACTCGGTAAAGAGATCGCAACCCTTGCTTCCGGCAATTATTCAGCAGGAAGATATACCGTTCCTTTTGACGGCACTAATCACGCCAGCGGAGTATATATTTATAAACTCAGCTACGGCAAGGGGCAGAATATTACAAGGAAGATGACACTGCTAAAGTAATTGTGAAGTATGAACGATTAATTATGAATTATGAATTGGTTTTAATTTATAATTCTTAATTTTTAATTAAAAAAAGCCCTGGTTTTTAGCCGGGGCTTTTTGTTTCTAAATAGTTTGCTGCGCCTCTTATTAACGCAATCCGCCGCGGCGGAAAACGAAATTCAATGCTAAGCAACGCAGAGTTTAAGACCATTCACCCCAAAAGATCGCGCAAAGCCGCGAAGATGCAAAGTTATCTTTAAACACAATATCAGCAAAGTTGAATGTTAAGTATTACAGAACTTATGAGTAGTTTAAAACACAAAGCGGAGCCGGGTTGGGGCTCCGCTTGAATTAAAAGGGGCTCTTTAAATTGCGAATTCTTTTTCGACTTCTTCAGTGATGCGGTCGGAGATGAGTATGCGTCCGCAGTATTCACAGGTGTGAATTTTATCTTCTTTTCTGATTTCAAGAAGGTTGTTCGGTCTGATAACACTGTGGCATCCGGAACAGGATTCTCTCTTGATGCTGGCAACCGCTTTGCCTCCGCGGGCTTTGCGTACGCGCAGGTAAACATTAAGATCAGGTTTCTTTATCTGAGCTTCAACTGTCGCGCGGCGGTCTTCCAGTTTTTTTCTTTCTTTTTCTGATGCTTTCTGAATTTCAGCCAGTTCCGCTTCTTTCTCTGCCAGTTCCTTCTGCATATCCTTTATCTCCGGCTGCATCAGTTCAATATCCTCAGCCAGATTTACTGATTTGGTTTCAAGATGTTCATTTTCAAGCACCATTTTTTTTATGGTGTCTTCTGCATGATCTATCTGCTTGCTGAGTGCATCATAAACTTTATTGCTGCGGACAGAGAAGCGCTCTTTCTGCGATTTATTGATGGTTTCTTTCAGCTTTTCTGCTTCTTCCTTATTCTTTTCGATGCGGACTTTTATATCCTGAATCTCCTGCTGCCGTTCTTCTATGCCTGACTGGCGGAAGCGGATTTCTTCTTTGATATGATTAATGCTTGCGGGAAGATCGCCTAATGAGGCCTGAAGTTCATCAAGCTGGTCATCAAGCAGCTGCAGTTCGTATAAGGTAGATATATATTTCTTCAATGTAAGTACTCCGTTGATTTATAAAAATAGTTCACAGGGTTGGTGGTACCGCTGTAGATAAAAGTCTGAATTTCATTTTCCTGAGAGGCGGTAAACCCCTCAATTCTCTTTTTGATATATGGAAGCACGGGTGCTTCGGTTTCATAGTGTCCGGCGCTGATAAGCATGATCTTTTCACCGGCATCGTGAAAGGCATGGTAGCGGACATCCGCGGTGATGAATGCATCCGCTCCGGCAGCAATAGCTTTTGGGAGCAGTTCTGATGCTGATCCTCCGCATACAGCCACACGGCTGATAAATTCTTTATTTCCCTTGGTATAGGTGAAGAAGGGGTTTATTCTGGCAGCAACCATTTCAAGAAATGCATCATGAATAGCCGGAGCTGGCAGATCGCCGATGATACCAAACCCGTATGCTTTAGTGTTGGTTTTCACCGGATAGATATCATAAGCCGGCTCCTCATATGGGTGTGCGGTTTTAAGAGCAATGATGGCATCCTTCAGCTGCCATTCATACAGCAGAACTTCAAGCCGCTGTTCGCTTACAGATTCGCGTCTTCCTTTTTCTCCCAGAGCTGGGTTAGCATTTTCAGAGCCGAAGAAAGTGCCGGTTCCTTGGGAGGAGAAAGAACATTCGGAATACTCACCGATAACTCCCGCTCCCGCGCTGAAGAGTGCAGAAGATACTTTTTCAAGTGCGGTATCAGGAACAAAAACGGCAAGTTTAAATTGTTTTACATCCGGTGAGGGTTCCAGGAAACGGGTATTTTTAAGTTCGAGAAGGTCTGCCAGTGCGGTATTTACTCCGCCGAGGGTAAAATCAAGATTTGTGTGATAAGCTAAAAGTGTAAGGTCGTTTTTGAGGGCAAAGGAAAGAATTCTGGAAATTTCGTCGGAATCGGTATTAATCTTTTTCAGAGGACTGAAAATAAGCGGATGATGCGAAATGACAAGGCTGCACTTTCGCTTTAAGGCCTCTTCAAGCACAGGGAGGGTACAATCCAGAGAAATCATGATATTTGTAACCTTAGCTTTAAGAGACCCTGCCTGAAGACCGACATTGTCTCTCTCCCATGCCGCTCCCGGCGGCGCCCACTCATCGAGGAATTTTACTATATCCTTTACAACCATACTTTGGAAAAAAAAATGCACTCTGGCAATCAGAGTGCATTTTTCCTTGTTAAAACATCAGATTTTTGCACGCAGGCAAAAATGTTATCAGCAACCGTAAATTATTTTTCGTTTTCACTAAAAAGCAACTTACCAAAAAAAACTGAATTTTTCAAGAATCAAGCGGAAATTATTTTACTTTCTACCCAGTTTCCGTCCTCCCTGATCAGCTCTATCAGCTCATCCACGGCATTTTCGGTATTCACATTGCGCTTCACGATATTTTTACCCCGGTAGAGGGTAATTTTTCCGGGGCCGGAGCCCACGTAGCCATAGTCGGCATCAGCCATTTCACCCGGACCGTTTACTATGCATCCCATAATCGCAATTTTTACCCCCTTCAGGTGCTCAGTTCTTTTACGGATACGGTCGGTGGTTTCAACCAGGTCAAAGAGTGTTCTGCCGCAGGAGGGGCAGGCAATGTATTCGGTTTTTGAGATCCGCACGCGGGCTGCCTGCAGGATTCCGAATGAAATCCGGTTAATATCTTTGGGACTCAGACCAGAGCAGTTTAGCCATAGGCCGTCGCCCAGTCCGTCAATCAGAAGCGCTCCTGCATCGGTGGATGCGTGAATGCGGAATGTTTCATCATTTACCTCATAACCCCGGCGGATGATTACCGGAGCGGTGATGCCATGATTCATAAAGTCAATGAACATCCTTCTCTGCTCGGCCATTCCATGGGGATTGGAAGTAACGAATACCGGTATGATGGAGTTTTCTTTTTTCAGCAGTTTCAGATGTGCATCTGTCAGGTCATCTATGTTCATCTCAACAAAACTGAAAAGGGGTGCTTCATCCTGCTCTGAAAGATATTCAGTAAAGGTATAATAGGGCTGTCCTTTGCCGAAGAGGTTTTTCTCTTTCCAGAAGGAAGCTTTATATATCGCTCGGAGTCCGTTCGGTATGTCAAAAGGAAGTTCCTGTTCTCCCATGTAAATAAAGTCAGACGCGGAGTCCAGCATGTTCCATTTATCACTCGGCTCATCATAGAAATAACCAATCTGATTCAGGTCATTTGGCTGAGAGATGGCAGTGTGTGAAAGGTCCGCAACCACGCGGGGCACATTTGAGCCGCCAATGCCGATCATCTCCGAAGAAGTTCTGCGTGTATATACAAACGGATCTATGGGGTTTCCGTCAACTTCTTTAATCGCGGGGTGATTTTCACGCCCGTTATATCTGGATGCAAGTGAGATTGCAACCGGGGCTTCAAATTCCGGTTCTTCAGTTAGTGAAACGCGGATGGTATCGCCTATGCCGTCTTCAAGCAGGGCACCGATACCAACAGCCGATTTAATGCGGCCATCTTCACCGTCGCCGGCTTCGGTAACACCAAGATGAAGGGGATAATTCATTCCTTCCTCTTCCATCTTCTGAATGAGGAGCCGGTATGCCTGAACCATCACCTGAGTGTTGCTTGCCTTCATGGAAAGAACAATCTCATGATAATCGTTATCGCGGCAGATGCGGAGGAACTCCAGCGCGGATTCAACCATGCCAAGCGGTGTATCACCATAACGGCTCATAATGCGGTCGGAGAGTGAGCCATGGTTTGTGCCGATGCGCATTGCGGTACCGTATTCTTTGCAGATTTTTACCAGCGGTGTGAATTTTTCACGGATGCGGTCAATCTCTTCTTCGTACTCAGCATCGGTATATTCAATCACTTCAAATTTCTTTTTGTCAACATAGTTGCCCGGGTTAACGCGCACTTTTTCAACGATGCGCGCGGCGAGTTCCGCTGCATTGGGTGTGAAGTGGATGTCAGCTATCAGGGGAACATTGTATCCTCTTTTGCGGAGCTCTTTTTTTATCTCAGCCAGATTTTGTGCTTCATTCATGCTGGGTGCGGTGATGCGCACGTATTCACATCCGGCGTGCACCATGCGGATGGTCTGCTCAACTGTTGCGAGGGTATTCATCGTATCCGTGGTGGTCATGGATTGAATCCGGATCGGGTTCGAACCGCCAATGGGGATATCACCGATTTTAACTTCCCGCGTTTTGTAACGGGAATAACGTGTAATGGAATTACAATATTTTTTAAACTCTGCTAACTGTTCTGTATTCATTGAATTACTTATGTTTTCAAAAGACTGCAATAGTTCATCGCGAATGTCGGGAGGGATGCAGCACCCCGTCCGGTTATAATCTTTCCGCTGATGACATATTCTTTATCAGTAAAATTTACTCCGGCTTTAATTAGTTCCTGCTTGTAAAGAGGATTGCAGACCGCATTCAGTCCGGTCAGGACTCCGCTTCTGGCCAGGACAACAGGGCCGGAGCAGACCGCCCCGATCACTTTTTTAGACGCATAAAATGCCTTCACAACCCGGTCAAATCCCCCTTTTATTTCAGTTTTCAGCCACCCCTCACCGCCGGTTATAAGGAGAGCGGCAAAATTTGATGCGTGAACCTGGAAGAGGTGAATTTCAGGCTGAACTTTGGTACCGTTCAGGCCGGTAATCAGCGATCCGGAGGAAGATGCAACTGCAACGGTGAATCCCTTTTCAGAAAGTGCCTGCTTCATAAAGCGGTACCCTTCATCGGCAAAACCTGACGGGGGCAGAAGCAGGAGAACTGTATTTTTAACCAAAAGTCTTTACTTAAAATGCCTGAATGTTACTATAATAATGGTTAATTTTGACACCGGGATAACGAAAAACCCGCATCCCGATACACACAAAATCATAAAATGCTGACAGGAAATATAACCAGAAAATACATGGCTTCCGGCCCCGCTGCTGAGGCCGCAAAGCTGCTTTTATGCCGTTTTAATTACGGGGAGCGGTGCTGATGCGGATTTCTGAGCACTTGATTGAAGAAATCAAATTTAAATCTGATATTGTCGAGGTTATTGAATCGGTTGTCCGGCTGAAAAAGCGGGGTAAAAACTATCAGGGGCTCTGCCCTTTTCATAACGAAAAGACTCCTTCTTTTAATGTTAACCCTGAAAAACAGATTTATAAATGCTTTGGCTGCGGCAAGGCAGGCAATGTTATTTCATTTCTGATTGAATATAAAAAGATTTCATTTCTTGATGCCGTGCGTGAACTTGCAGACCGGCTGGGTATAAAAATTGAGTATGAAGATGCCGGTGATAAAACCAAAGTAAGCGAGCGGGATGAACTGTATGAACTGAACAGCGCCATTGGCAGATATTTTTATGATCTTCTGATGAAACATCCTGATGCACGCATTGCGCGGGACTATCTGCAGAGCCGCGGCATCAAACAGCAGACGATTAACACCTTCGGGCTCGGCTATGCATTAAGCGGCAGGACAGAACTTTTTCACTGGATGAAAGCGCAGAATCTGGATATACAAAAAGCGCTC of Ignavibacteriales bacterium contains these proteins:
- the ispG gene encoding (E)-4-hydroxy-3-methylbut-2-enyl-diphosphate synthase → MNTEQLAEFKKYCNSITRYSRYKTREVKIGDIPIGGSNPIRIQSMTTTDTMNTLATVEQTIRMVHAGCEYVRITAPSMNEAQNLAEIKKELRKRGYNVPLIADIHFTPNAAELAARIVEKVRVNPGNYVDKKKFEVIEYTDAEYEEEIDRIREKFTPLVKICKEYGTAMRIGTNHGSLSDRIMSRYGDTPLGMVESALEFLRICRDNDYHEIVLSMKASNTQVMVQAYRLLIQKMEEEGMNYPLHLGVTEAGDGEDGRIKSAVGIGALLEDGIGDTIRVSLTEEPEFEAPVAISLASRYNGRENHPAIKEVDGNPIDPFVYTRRTSSEMIGIGGSNVPRVVADLSHTAISQPNDLNQIGYFYDEPSDKWNMLDSASDFIYMGEQELPFDIPNGLRAIYKASFWKEKNLFGKGQPYYTFTEYLSEQDEAPLFSFVEMNIDDLTDAHLKLLKKENSIIPVFVTSNPHGMAEQRRMFIDFMNHGITAPVIIRRGYEVNDETFRIHASTDAGALLIDGLGDGLWLNCSGLSPKDINRISFGILQAARVRISKTEYIACPSCGRTLFDLVETTDRIRKRTEHLKGVKIAIMGCIVNGPGEMADADYGYVGSGPGKITLYRGKNIVKRNVNTENAVDELIELIREDGNWVESKIISA
- a CDS encoding DJ-1/PfpI family protein, which codes for MVKNTVLLLLPPSGFADEGYRFMKQALSEKGFTVAVASSSGSLITGLNGTKVQPEIHLFQVHASNFAALLITGGEGWLKTEIKGGFDRVVKAFYASKKVIGAVCSGPVVLARSGVLTGLNAVCNPLYKQELIKAGVNFTDKEYVISGKIITGRGAASLPTFAMNYCSLLKT
- a CDS encoding Nif3-like dinuclear metal center hexameric protein, with the protein product MVVKDIVKFLDEWAPPGAAWERDNVGLQAGSLKAKVTNIMISLDCTLPVLEEALKRKCSLVISHHPLIFSPLKKINTDSDEISRILSFALKNDLTLLAYHTNLDFTLGGVNTALADLLELKNTRFLEPSPDVKQFKLAVFVPDTALEKVSSALFSAGAGVIGEYSECSFSSQGTGTFFGSENANPALGEKGRRESVSEQRLEVLLYEWQLKDAIIALKTAHPYEEPAYDIYPVKTNTKAYGFGIIGDLPAPAIHDAFLEMVAARINPFFTYTKGNKEFISRVAVCGGSASELLPKAIAAGADAFITADVRYHAFHDAGEKIMLISAGHYETEAPVLPYIKKRIEGFTASQENEIQTFIYSGTTNPVNYFYKSTEYLH